The following proteins are co-located in the Syngnathus scovelli strain Florida chromosome 21, RoL_Ssco_1.2, whole genome shotgun sequence genome:
- the tefa gene encoding TEF transcription factor, PAR bZIP family member a isoform X3, translating to MSTADIPEIFRAFLETPFTLPNFDTNETDKEKLGLDNDADLSGGGSEMGPSAALTPAIWDKTIPYDGENFHLEYMDLEEFLMENGIATSPEEEVTVKTEQVKSKPTDPASLTPVNELVKGDEEILIITNSETDITCDVTSEVTTDPATPDAVDPDDIQVDVNYEPDPTDLVLSSVPGGELFDPRKHKFADEDLKPQPMIKKAKKVFVPDEQKDEKYWHRRKKNNVAAKRSRDARRLKENQITVRAAFLERENSALRTEVADLRKECGRYKNVVGKYEVKFGKL from the exons AAACAGACAAGGAGAAGTTGGGATTGGACAATGATGCCGACCTTAGCGGAGGAGGCAGCGAGATGGGGCCATCAGCCGCCCTCACTCCAGCCATCTGGGACAAGACCATTCCCTATGATGGTGAGAACTTCCACTTGGAATACATGGACCTGGAGGAGTTCCTCATGGAGAACGGCATCGCCACCTCACCCGAAGAAGAGGTCACAGTCAAGACGGAGCAGGTGAAGTCGAAGCCGACCGACCCTGCGTCCCTGACACCTGTCAACGAGCTGGTCAAGGGTGATGAAGAGATACTGATCATCACAAACAGCGAGACTGACATCACATGTGATGTTACATCAG AAGTAACAACAGATCCTGCCACTCCAGACGCCGTAGATCCCGACGACATCCAGGTTGACGTCAACTACGAGCCGGACCCCACCGACCTGGTCCTATCGAGCGTACCGGGGGGCGAACTGTTCGACCCTCGCAAGCACAAGTTCGCCGATGAAGATCTCAAGCCTCAGCCCATGATTAAGAAAGCCAAGAAAGTGTTTGTCCCTGACGAGCAAAAG GACGAGAAGTACTGGCACAGGCGAAAGAAGAACAACGTGGCTGCCAAGCGCTCACGTGACGCCCGCAGGCTAAAAGAGAACCAGATCACCGTGCGAGCGGCGTTCCTGGAGCGCGAGAACTCTGCGCTGAGGACTGAAGTGGCCGACCTGCGCAAGGAGTGTGGCCGCTACAAGAACGTCGTGGGGAAGTACGAGGTCAAATTTGGAAAATTGTAA
- the phf5a gene encoding PHD finger-like domain-containing protein 5A — translation MAKHHPDLIFCRKQAGVAIGRLCEKCDGKCVICDSYVRPCTLVRICDECNYGSYQGRCVICGGPGVSDAYYCKECTIQEKDRDGCPKIVNLGSSKTDLFYERKKYGFKKR, via the exons ATGGCAAAGCATCATCCAGATTTAATCTTCTGCAGAAAACAAGCTGGTGTTG CAATCGGAAGGCTTTGCGAAAAAT GTGATGGCAAGTGTGTCATTTGTGATTCGTATGTGAGGCCGTGCACCCTGGTCCGAATCTGCGACGAGTGCAACTACGGCTCCTACCAGGGACGATGCGTCATCTGTGGAGGGCCGGGAGTGTCGGACGCCTACTACTGTAAAGAGTGTACCATCCAGGAGAAAGAT CGAGATGGCTGCCCTAAGATTGTGAATTTAGGAAGCTCAAAAACAGATCTGTTCTATGAGAGGAAGAAGTATGGCTTCAAGAAGAGGTGA
- the tefa gene encoding TEF transcription factor, PAR bZIP family member a isoform X2: MSTADIPEIFRAFLETPFTLPNFDTNETDKEKLGLDNDADLSGGGSEMGPSAALTPAIWDKTIPYDGENFHLEYMDLEEFLMENGIATSPEEEVTVKTEQVKSKPTDPASLTPVNELVKGDEEILIITNSETDITCDVTSEVTTDPATPDAVDPDDIQVDVNYEPDPTDLVLSSVPGGELFDPRKHKFADEDLKPQPMIKKAKKVFVPDEQKDEKYWHRRKKNNVAAKRSRDARRLKENQITVRAAFLERENSALRTEVADLRKECGRYKNVVGKYEVKFGKFALPEDV; the protein is encoded by the exons AAACAGACAAGGAGAAGTTGGGATTGGACAATGATGCCGACCTTAGCGGAGGAGGCAGCGAGATGGGGCCATCAGCCGCCCTCACTCCAGCCATCTGGGACAAGACCATTCCCTATGATGGTGAGAACTTCCACTTGGAATACATGGACCTGGAGGAGTTCCTCATGGAGAACGGCATCGCCACCTCACCCGAAGAAGAGGTCACAGTCAAGACGGAGCAGGTGAAGTCGAAGCCGACCGACCCTGCGTCCCTGACACCTGTCAACGAGCTGGTCAAGGGTGATGAAGAGATACTGATCATCACAAACAGCGAGACTGACATCACATGTGATGTTACATCAG AAGTAACAACAGATCCTGCCACTCCAGACGCCGTAGATCCCGACGACATCCAGGTTGACGTCAACTACGAGCCGGACCCCACCGACCTGGTCCTATCGAGCGTACCGGGGGGCGAACTGTTCGACCCTCGCAAGCACAAGTTCGCCGATGAAGATCTCAAGCCTCAGCCCATGATTAAGAAAGCCAAGAAAGTGTTTGTCCCTGACGAGCAAAAG GACGAGAAGTACTGGCACAGGCGAAAGAAGAACAACGTGGCTGCCAAGCGCTCACGTGACGCCCGCAGGCTAAAAGAGAACCAGATCACCGTGCGAGCGGCGTTCCTGGAGCGCGAGAACTCTGCGCTGAGGACTGAAGTGGCCGACCTGCGCAAGGAGTGTGGCCGCTACAAGAACGTCGTGGGGAAGTACGAGGTCAAATTTGGAAAATT TGCGCTGCCAGAAGATGTATAG